Proteins from a single region of Chengkuizengella sediminis:
- the rpmB gene encoding 50S ribosomal protein L28 yields MSRKCYVTGKKRGVGNNRSHANNKTKRTWGVNVQKVRILVDGKPKRVYVSTRALKSGLVERA; encoded by the coding sequence ATGTCACGCAAATGTTATGTTACTGGTAAAAAAAGAGGCGTGGGAAACAACAGGTCTCACGCTAACAATAAAACGAAACGTACTTGGGGAGTTAATGTTCAAAAGGTGCGAATCCTTGTAGATGGTAAGCCAAAGCGCGTTTATGTTAGTACTAGAGCATTAAAATCTGGATTAGTTGAACGTGCATAA
- a CDS encoding DAK2 domain-containing protein: MSKVFINGTDFMNMVLSGANVLHSNVEKINSLNVFPVPDGDTGTNMNMTLTSGIEYIQSKSSDHIGEMAEAFSKGLLMGARGNSGVILSQLFRGFTKAVQERNEINVVQFAAALQQGVDTAYQAVVKPIEGTILTVAKESAKHALFISHQTDQVIELLEEVISEAKQSLARTPDLLPVLKQAGVVDSGGQGLVFIYQGFIEALKGNFHVDNEINHTDSQQITTNKPKPAQSSIATEDITHFYDMEFFIHLSKEVIFDESVLRKKLAEIGDSIVLIPDDDFVKVHVHSNSPGDVLNLTIRYGELTRLHIQNMRDQHREIVEEAGSIQENETFNEIDETSVEPNLEPKTFGMVTVSSGEGISDVFRSIGVDYVLFGGQTMNPSTEDLVKAVESIHAKYVFILPNNSNIILAAQQAKDLIEDKEVIVIPSKTIPQGLSAALALQDMNDSDENEKIMNQAIQDVHSGCVTIAIRDSQMNGISINEGDYLGIQENQIVTASNEIVDTSKELLKQMITPDNEMLTVFTGESVIVQHTDLLIQFVEEFYPDIEIEVIEGGQPIYDYIFSVE, from the coding sequence TTGAGTAAAGTTTTCATTAATGGTACAGATTTTATGAATATGGTTTTGTCTGGGGCGAACGTCCTTCATTCAAATGTAGAAAAAATCAATAGTTTGAATGTGTTCCCAGTTCCAGACGGTGATACAGGTACGAACATGAATATGACTTTAACATCAGGTATTGAGTATATTCAGTCAAAATCTTCGGACCACATTGGGGAGATGGCAGAGGCTTTTTCTAAAGGTTTATTAATGGGGGCACGTGGTAATTCTGGCGTCATCCTATCGCAGTTATTTCGTGGATTTACAAAAGCAGTTCAAGAACGAAATGAGATCAATGTAGTACAATTTGCAGCAGCATTACAACAAGGTGTGGATACTGCATATCAAGCTGTTGTGAAGCCGATTGAAGGCACGATCCTAACTGTTGCAAAAGAATCTGCAAAACACGCTCTGTTTATATCTCACCAAACGGATCAAGTTATTGAATTATTAGAGGAAGTGATCAGTGAAGCCAAGCAATCGTTAGCTAGAACGCCTGATTTACTTCCTGTATTAAAACAAGCTGGAGTAGTAGATTCTGGTGGGCAAGGATTGGTATTTATTTATCAAGGGTTTATTGAGGCTCTAAAAGGAAATTTTCATGTGGATAATGAGATAAATCATACCGATTCTCAGCAAATTACAACTAACAAGCCGAAACCAGCTCAATCAAGTATAGCTACGGAAGATATAACTCATTTTTATGATATGGAATTTTTTATTCATTTATCTAAGGAAGTTATTTTTGATGAGTCTGTATTAAGAAAAAAACTAGCTGAAATTGGTGATTCCATCGTTTTAATTCCTGATGATGATTTTGTAAAAGTTCACGTTCATTCCAATTCTCCTGGTGATGTATTAAATTTAACGATTCGTTATGGGGAGTTAACTCGTCTTCACATTCAAAATATGCGTGACCAACATCGTGAAATTGTGGAAGAAGCGGGTAGTATTCAAGAAAACGAGACTTTCAATGAAATCGATGAAACATCCGTTGAACCGAATTTGGAACCTAAGACCTTCGGAATGGTTACTGTTTCATCAGGCGAGGGAATTTCGGATGTGTTTAGAAGTATTGGAGTTGACTATGTTCTTTTTGGTGGTCAAACGATGAATCCTAGTACTGAAGATCTTGTGAAGGCTGTAGAAAGTATTCATGCAAAATATGTATTTATTTTACCTAATAATTCAAATATCATTTTAGCTGCTCAGCAAGCGAAAGATCTAATTGAGGATAAAGAAGTCATCGTTATTCCATCAAAAACAATACCACAAGGATTGTCAGCAGCGTTAGCATTGCAAGATATGAATGATTCTGACGAGAATGAAAAAATAATGAATCAAGCGATTCAGGACGTTCATTCTGGTTGTGTGACGATTGCTATACGAGATTCGCAAATGAATGGAATCTCCATCAATGAAGGGGATTATCTAGGAATACAAGAAAATCAGATTGTAACTGCTTCCAATGAAATTGTAGATACATCTAAGGAATTGCTTAAACAAATGATCACCCCAGATAATGAAATGTTAACGGTGTTTACAGGTGAAAGTGTGATTGTACAACATACTGATTTATTAATACAATTTGTTGAGGAATTTTACCCTGATATTGAAATTGAAGTCATTGAAGGTGGACAACCAATATACGATTATATATTTTCTGTTGAATAA
- the spoVM gene encoding stage V sporulation protein SpoVM yields the protein MRFYTFKLPKFLGGFVRIVLNTFNKK from the coding sequence ATGAGATTTTATACCTTTAAACTACCAAAATTTTTAGGCGGGTTTGTGAGGATTGTTTTAAATACGTTTAATAAAAAATGA
- the rsgA gene encoding ribosome small subunit-dependent GTPase A gives MLEGRIVKALSGFYYVKPHQNGEPLVQCRARGIFRKRETPPLVGDFVMVELSENGEGTVHEILPRISELIRPPIANVNLAVLVFSLVEPKLNLQLLDKFLIHIEKVGLEAIICFSKYDLYASDEPKILDELIQYYEKIGYPVLLTSKKTSEGHEELLGHMANKTSVFSGQSGVGKSSLLNAIIPGLELETKQISSKLGRGKHTTRHVELLELSNGGTVADTPGFSSLDFTNIEQEDLGFYFKEFRKYIPNCKFRGCLHQHEPKCKVIEAKNEGEISSDRYGHYLGFLDEISQMKRRY, from the coding sequence ATGCTAGAAGGAAGAATTGTAAAGGCATTAAGTGGATTTTATTATGTGAAACCTCATCAGAACGGAGAACCATTGGTCCAATGTAGAGCAAGAGGGATTTTCAGAAAAAGAGAAACCCCTCCTTTAGTTGGAGATTTTGTTATGGTTGAATTATCAGAAAACGGTGAGGGCACAGTTCATGAAATTCTTCCAAGAATTAGTGAATTAATCCGTCCCCCTATAGCCAATGTGAATTTGGCAGTACTTGTTTTTTCATTAGTAGAACCTAAACTAAATTTACAGTTATTAGATAAATTTTTAATTCATATTGAAAAAGTGGGTCTCGAAGCGATAATTTGTTTTTCTAAATATGACTTATATGCTTCAGATGAGCCTAAAATATTAGATGAGTTGATTCAATATTATGAAAAAATTGGTTATCCGGTTTTGTTAACAAGTAAGAAAACAAGTGAAGGTCATGAAGAACTTTTAGGGCATATGGCGAACAAAACCAGTGTATTTTCAGGGCAATCAGGTGTAGGTAAATCCTCTCTTTTAAATGCCATTATCCCCGGGTTGGAATTAGAAACGAAACAAATAAGCTCAAAACTTGGAAGAGGTAAACATACGACTCGCCATGTTGAATTACTTGAATTGAGTAACGGAGGTACCGTAGCTGATACTCCTGGTTTTAGTTCATTAGATTTTACGAATATTGAACAGGAGGATCTGGGTTTTTATTTTAAAGAGTTTAGAAAATATATTCCAAACTGTAAATTCAGAGGGTGCTTGCACCAGCATGAACCTAAATGTAAGGTTATTGAAGCTAAAAATGAAGGGGAAATTTCATCTGATCGTTATGGACATTATCTAGGATTTTTAGATGAGATTAGCCAGATGAAACGGAGGTATTAA
- the recG gene encoding ATP-dependent DNA helicase RecG, with protein sequence MNNLHQIPLQDVHGLGATRSKDLNALGIHSVSDLIEYFPFRYEDYRLRDLSEVEDGERITLQAKIYSLPQVQRYGRNKSRMTCKMMVDDQSMITTVWFNRHFLKDRLIIGKEIIVSGKWDRRRQVLTVSESEFPGANSPQAGALQPVYSVGGSITQKWIRKVIHQALQQYSGLIKDPIPAFYNEKHNLIPRKQAIMSIHHPQNVLDGTEARRRLVYEELFLFQLKLMIFRSTSRSKADGIQHGFESEDIRKFVRSLPFQLTDSQKNVIAELLSDLRQPYSMNRLLQGDVGSGKTVVAASALYANFKSGFQGAMMVPTEILAEQHFQSLQELFAPYGLEIGLLVGSLTNKQRKDVLASLQSGLIDIVIGTHALIQENVHFRNLGFVVTDEQHRFGVNQRSVFRHKGLNPDVLTMTATPIPRTLAITAFGDMDVSTLKELPKGRKEIKTYWVKHNLMKRVLAFIQKELQVHRQAYVICPLIEESDKIDVQNAIDLHAEIQEVLTGYKVGLLHGRQVADEKEQIMSQFSENEVHVLVSTTVVEVGVNVPNATVMVIYDADRFGLSQLHQLRGRVGRGQAQSYCILIADPKSEMGQERMRSMTKTNDGFEIARMDLELRGPGDFFGTKQSGMPEFRVADLAHDFEVLEMAREDAAELVKSEEFWTAAKYLPLRELLEKDQLLEKELD encoded by the coding sequence ATGAATAATTTACATCAAATCCCGCTCCAAGATGTTCATGGATTAGGTGCGACGAGAAGTAAAGATTTAAATGCACTAGGTATTCATTCTGTTTCAGATTTAATTGAGTATTTTCCTTTTCGTTATGAAGATTATCGTTTGCGAGACCTCTCAGAAGTAGAGGATGGAGAGAGAATTACATTACAAGCAAAGATTTATAGTTTGCCGCAAGTTCAACGATATGGGCGAAATAAATCAAGAATGACGTGTAAAATGATGGTGGATGATCAATCTATGATTACAACCGTATGGTTTAACCGGCACTTTCTTAAAGATCGTCTTATTATCGGTAAAGAAATTATAGTATCTGGGAAATGGGACAGAAGAAGGCAGGTTTTGACTGTTTCAGAATCTGAATTTCCTGGTGCTAATTCCCCTCAAGCTGGTGCATTACAGCCTGTTTATTCTGTAGGAGGGTCTATCACTCAAAAGTGGATTCGGAAAGTCATCCATCAAGCACTTCAACAATATAGCGGACTCATTAAAGATCCTATACCAGCATTTTACAATGAAAAGCATAATTTGATTCCTCGTAAACAAGCCATCATGTCCATCCACCATCCTCAAAATGTTTTAGATGGAACAGAAGCAAGGCGACGTTTAGTTTATGAGGAGCTTTTTTTATTTCAGCTGAAACTGATGATCTTTCGCTCAACATCACGATCAAAAGCGGATGGTATTCAGCACGGTTTTGAATCTGAGGACATACGTAAGTTTGTGCGTTCGCTCCCGTTTCAGTTGACAGATTCACAAAAAAATGTGATCGCTGAACTTCTCTCTGATTTACGTCAGCCTTATAGTATGAACCGTCTGTTACAGGGAGATGTGGGTTCAGGTAAAACGGTTGTAGCAGCATCAGCTTTGTATGCAAATTTCAAATCTGGTTTTCAGGGTGCGATGATGGTACCTACCGAAATACTAGCTGAACAGCATTTTCAATCGTTACAAGAGTTATTTGCACCCTATGGGCTTGAAATAGGATTGTTAGTCGGTAGTTTAACGAATAAACAACGAAAAGACGTTCTTGCATCATTACAATCAGGTCTCATTGATATCGTGATCGGTACTCATGCTTTAATACAGGAAAATGTCCATTTTAGAAACTTGGGGTTCGTTGTAACAGATGAGCAGCATCGTTTTGGTGTCAATCAACGAAGTGTATTTAGGCATAAGGGGTTGAACCCTGATGTTCTTACAATGACAGCTACACCGATTCCTAGAACGTTAGCTATTACTGCTTTTGGGGATATGGATGTATCTACATTAAAAGAGTTGCCAAAAGGTCGAAAGGAAATTAAAACATATTGGGTTAAACATAATTTGATGAAAAGAGTGCTTGCTTTCATTCAAAAGGAACTGCAAGTTCATCGTCAAGCTTATGTTATTTGTCCATTGATTGAAGAATCAGATAAGATTGATGTACAGAATGCAATAGATTTACATGCAGAAATACAAGAGGTTTTAACGGGTTACAAAGTAGGATTATTACACGGAAGGCAAGTTGCGGACGAAAAAGAGCAGATCATGTCACAGTTCAGTGAAAATGAAGTGCATGTACTCGTATCTACAACGGTAGTAGAAGTTGGAGTCAATGTGCCTAATGCTACTGTCATGGTCATTTATGATGCAGATCGTTTTGGTTTATCACAGCTACACCAGTTACGAGGGAGAGTTGGAAGAGGACAAGCCCAATCATATTGTATACTTATTGCCGACCCCAAATCAGAGATGGGTCAAGAGAGAATGCGCTCTATGACGAAAACGAATGATGGTTTTGAAATCGCACGTATGGATTTAGAATTAAGGGGACCTGGTGACTTTTTTGGTACAAAACAAAGTGGAATGCCTGAGTTTCGAGTTGCAGATCTAGCTCATGATTTTGAGGTGTTAGAGATGGCACGAGAGGATGCAGCAGAGTTAGTGAAATCAGAGGAGTTTTGGACTGCTGCTAAATATTTACCACTTCGTGAACTTTTGGAAAAGGATCAGTTATTAGAGAAGGAATTAGACTAA
- a CDS encoding Asp23/Gls24 family envelope stress response protein — MTIQLVNEYGKIIMTSEVIATLAGSAALDCYGLVGMASRSQLKDGIAELLGRENLSRGVLIRQEGEQNDIHIDLYIIVSYGTKISEVAHNIQNKVKYVLNDLIGLEVHTVNIHVQGVRVSQ, encoded by the coding sequence ATGACAATTCAACTTGTTAATGAGTATGGAAAGATTATAATGACAAGTGAGGTCATAGCAACCTTAGCCGGATCGGCTGCATTAGATTGTTATGGATTAGTAGGCATGGCTTCTCGTAGTCAGCTTAAGGATGGGATTGCAGAGCTCTTAGGCAGAGAGAATTTATCTCGTGGTGTATTGATTAGGCAAGAGGGTGAACAAAATGATATCCATATTGACCTGTACATCATCGTAAGTTATGGTACTAAAATCTCAGAAGTTGCACATAACATACAAAATAAAGTGAAATATGTTTTAAATGATCTCATAGGGCTTGAAGTTCATACTGTAAATATACATGTGCAAGGGGTTAGAGTATCCCAATAG
- a CDS encoding DegV family protein, protein MSKIRFVTDSTSDIPLEIREKYNIEMVPLKVHFGQEVFLDAITIQSNEFYEKLAGSEVLPTTSQPSPVDFLKVYKKIYEEDPNCTIISIHLSSAMSGTYQSAVLAKSLLDEESDLRIVDARSASYGIGVLMIEAVKAYENGKNAKEILEVVAKLRQDMRVYFLVDTLEYLQKGGRIGKAASVVGSLLNIKPILSIDDEGEITSIDKVRGKKKAINRIVDLLREDFSNTEDVDMIMIHSNDVSSAEDFSQLLKEQFQVHNVKFTSLSPVVGTHVGPGTLAVIMRPRSNE, encoded by the coding sequence GTGTCTAAAATTCGATTTGTTACAGATAGTACATCGGATATCCCATTAGAAATTAGGGAAAAATACAACATTGAGATGGTACCGTTAAAAGTTCATTTCGGTCAGGAAGTTTTTTTGGATGCCATTACAATTCAATCTAACGAGTTTTATGAAAAATTGGCTGGAAGTGAAGTGTTGCCTACAACGTCTCAACCGTCACCTGTAGATTTTTTAAAGGTATATAAAAAAATCTATGAAGAAGATCCAAACTGTACAATTATTTCCATTCATTTGTCTTCAGCTATGAGCGGCACATATCAATCTGCTGTATTAGCAAAATCTCTACTTGATGAAGAGTCAGATCTTCGTATTGTGGATGCGAGATCAGCTTCTTATGGAATTGGAGTATTGATGATTGAAGCAGTTAAGGCTTATGAAAATGGGAAAAATGCAAAGGAAATCTTGGAGGTAGTTGCAAAACTGCGACAGGATATGAGAGTTTACTTTTTAGTGGATACATTAGAATATTTGCAAAAAGGCGGTAGAATAGGTAAAGCTGCCTCCGTAGTAGGCTCATTATTAAATATTAAACCGATTCTTTCCATTGATGATGAAGGAGAAATCACTTCAATTGATAAAGTTAGAGGCAAAAAGAAAGCCATTAATCGAATTGTTGATCTTTTAAGAGAAGACTTTTCAAATACAGAAGATGTTGACATGATTATGATACATTCTAATGATGTTTCTAGTGCAGAAGATTTTTCACAACTTTTAAAAGAGCAATTTCAAGTACATAACGTAAAGTTTACATCTTTAAGTCCAGTTGTAGGCACCCATGTTGGTCCTGGGACGCTTGCTGTTATAATGCGACCTCGTTCTAATGAATAA
- the rpe gene encoding ribulose-phosphate 3-epimerase, which produces MLRIAPSILSADFSKLGQEVQELESSGADWIHVDVMDGHFVPNITMGPLVVESIRPHTSLPLDVHLMIQNPDVYIPDFVKAGADLITVHAEVCPHLHRTIHHIKDLGVKAGVVLNPATPLTVIEHVVHELDLVLLMTVNPGFGGQKFIESILPKIKQLREMSLKNGLKLDIEVDGGINMDTAPLVIEAGANVLVSGSAIFNHDNKQEAIEQLRGGK; this is translated from the coding sequence ATGTTACGTATCGCACCATCAATATTATCAGCAGATTTTTCAAAGTTAGGACAAGAGGTTCAAGAGTTAGAATCCTCCGGTGCAGATTGGATTCATGTGGATGTGATGGATGGGCATTTTGTTCCTAATATTACAATGGGACCTTTAGTTGTTGAAAGTATTCGTCCACATACTTCACTTCCTCTTGACGTACATTTAATGATTCAAAACCCGGATGTTTATATTCCTGATTTCGTGAAGGCAGGCGCAGATCTCATTACTGTACATGCTGAGGTGTGTCCTCATTTACATCGTACGATTCATCATATAAAAGATCTTGGTGTAAAGGCTGGCGTAGTTTTAAACCCAGCTACTCCTTTGACTGTTATTGAGCATGTAGTTCATGAACTGGATTTGGTATTATTAATGACAGTTAATCCTGGATTTGGAGGACAGAAATTTATTGAATCTATACTCCCCAAGATTAAACAGCTTAGAGAGATGAGTCTTAAAAATGGATTAAAGCTGGATATTGAGGTCGATGGTGGAATCAATATGGATACAGCTCCTTTAGTCATAGAGGCAGGTGCTAACGTGCTTGTTTCAGGAAGCGCGATATTTAATCATGACAATAAACAAGAGGCAATTGAACAACTCAGAGGTGGAAAATAA
- the pknB gene encoding Stk1 family PASTA domain-containing Ser/Thr kinase — MIGQQLSGRYEILNRVGGGGMALVFKAHDKLLNRMVAIKVLRQQFVYDEDFIRRFRREAQSAASLSHPNVVSIYDVGQEDDIHYIVMEYIEGSNLNEEIKNRAPFQVDEAIHITCQICDALDHAHQNQIIHRDIKPHNILIGKNGRVKVTDFGIARAASSSEITQTGSVLGSVHYFSPEHAKGVTQGAKSDLYSLGIVLYQMLTNKLPFSGESPISIALKHLQEDVEEPRKVNPLIPQSVENIVLKSMQKNPEQRYQSASQMFHDLESCLLPEKMNENKVQFNDDLDDEEHTKIMPVIGLNRKVQEMDHDETITPEHREGRKKRNRLGWIKPVIWTFTTIIILFSAWFGVKAVLGMLDVSDVEVPNVVGKTLEEATKELENVQLRVLDPVQYEYDDQVKEGIVIDQSDKNKTVKVNFPITLTVSQGQETKIMQDYKGMQWVDVENALRKIGFSDEDIKMETELSDVPDGEVISQSPEANIKFNPNDVVVSFIVSEGLGSVTMPNLIKYSEEAAVNTLEQKGLKVIIEKDFDLNVNEGYVFKQHPYEPEDTLKKGEEITIFVSKGEPEDVRRTNYRVFVEPEVQGEDSVIEFKITDALGTDRIGNTKTIKEEETFFVPIVLTSDLPDGKAYISVYRDAKHLGTYEVKYDDYK, encoded by the coding sequence ATGATTGGACAGCAATTAAGCGGTCGATACGAAATATTAAATCGCGTTGGTGGCGGCGGAATGGCGCTTGTATTTAAGGCACATGATAAACTATTGAACCGTATGGTTGCCATCAAAGTACTTCGTCAACAATTTGTTTATGATGAAGATTTTATTCGTCGTTTTCGTCGAGAAGCTCAATCTGCTGCATCACTTTCTCATCCGAATGTTGTAAGTATTTATGATGTAGGACAGGAAGATGATATTCATTACATTGTAATGGAATACATAGAAGGTAGCAATTTAAATGAAGAAATTAAAAATAGGGCTCCTTTTCAAGTAGATGAAGCCATACATATTACTTGTCAAATTTGTGATGCGTTAGATCATGCTCATCAAAATCAAATTATTCATCGTGATATTAAACCTCATAATATTTTAATTGGTAAAAATGGGCGTGTTAAAGTGACGGACTTTGGGATTGCACGTGCGGCTTCTTCGTCTGAAATTACACAGACTGGCTCTGTTCTAGGATCTGTTCATTACTTCTCACCTGAACATGCAAAAGGGGTTACACAAGGTGCCAAATCTGATTTATATTCACTTGGCATTGTATTGTACCAAATGTTAACGAACAAACTTCCTTTTTCAGGGGAAAGCCCAATTAGTATTGCTTTAAAACATCTACAAGAGGACGTAGAAGAACCTCGAAAAGTGAATCCGTTGATCCCACAGAGTGTGGAAAATATTGTACTAAAATCAATGCAAAAAAATCCTGAGCAGCGTTATCAATCTGCTAGTCAAATGTTTCATGATTTAGAATCATGTTTATTACCTGAGAAAATGAATGAAAATAAGGTACAGTTTAATGATGATTTAGATGATGAAGAACATACAAAAATCATGCCTGTCATCGGTTTAAATCGGAAAGTTCAGGAGATGGATCACGATGAAACCATAACCCCTGAACATAGAGAAGGTCGAAAAAAAAGAAATCGTCTTGGTTGGATAAAACCAGTTATTTGGACTTTTACTACAATTATCATTTTATTCTCAGCTTGGTTTGGTGTAAAAGCAGTGTTGGGTATGCTTGATGTATCTGACGTAGAAGTACCTAATGTTGTTGGTAAAACTTTAGAAGAGGCAACGAAGGAGTTAGAAAACGTTCAATTAAGAGTGCTTGATCCAGTTCAATATGAGTATGATGATCAAGTAAAAGAAGGAATCGTGATTGATCAATCGGATAAAAATAAGACGGTAAAGGTGAACTTCCCTATCACTCTCACTGTTAGCCAAGGACAAGAAACAAAAATCATGCAGGATTATAAAGGAATGCAGTGGGTGGATGTTGAAAATGCTTTAAGAAAAATTGGATTTTCTGATGAAGATATTAAGATGGAAACGGAATTAAGCGATGTACCTGATGGTGAGGTAATCAGCCAATCTCCTGAAGCAAATATAAAATTCAATCCAAATGATGTTGTTGTCTCCTTCATAGTAAGTGAAGGGTTAGGTAGCGTTACTATGCCTAATTTAATTAAATATAGCGAAGAAGCGGCAGTTAATACTCTTGAACAAAAAGGACTTAAAGTGATAATTGAAAAAGATTTTGATTTAAATGTAAATGAGGGTTATGTATTTAAGCAGCATCCTTATGAACCAGAAGATACCCTCAAAAAAGGTGAAGAAATTACTATATTTGTTAGTAAAGGTGAACCTGAAGATGTGAGGAGAACAAATTATCGTGTTTTCGTTGAACCTGAGGTTCAAGGTGAAGATTCAGTCATTGAGTTTAAAATAACTGATGCCCTAGGTACGGATCGCATTGGCAATACAAAAACGATAAAAGAGGAAGAGACTTTTTTTGTACCAATTGTATTAACTTCTGATTTACCTGATGGTAAAGCTTATATTAGTGTTTATCGTGATGCAAAACATTTAGGAACATATGAAGTGAAATATGATGATTATAAATAA